TGTCTTGAATGTAACCGTCTGCATAAGTCACTGAATCGAAGGTATAAGTAATGCTGTCTTCAATTTCTTGGTCAAAATAGACTACTTCAAAGCGCGAATCCGTTTCAGTTAGAAACTCAATGCCGATTTCATAGCCTTGAGTTTGCTCTTCTTTTAATGGCGTATTAGCCGCACTAGGTAATGCTTCAGGGCGACGATTGTAGTTTACTTCAAACAAACTTGGCGCTCTAAATCCAGTACCGTAGGCCCCACGTAATTTAAGCTCATTACTATCGATAGCCCAAATATAAGCACTACTTACACGATATGTAGTATGTTCACCAAAATCATCGTTATCGTCATAACGTAAACCAGCAGTGACAAACAAATTACTGACTAATTCACTTTGGTATTCAACAAAAGCACCGCGGTTGTGACGATATTGCTGGGCAGAGGTAATGGCTTCTTTTTCCCAATCGGCACCATATACCAGAGTGTGAGTATCGTTTAGCTCACTATGAGCTAAATATTCAACTTTTTCAGTCGCACCTTTAGCTAGATAGCTAGAAACATTTTGATTGAAATTTTCACGTTCAATTAATGTTTTGGCGTATGAAAATTCATGTTCTGAAGAGCCAGTCACATAGTTTACGCTAGTGCGTAAATTAGTTTGTGCAAACTCACTCTGACAGTCATCACTGGCTGTCGCACCAAAACCACAATGATCAAACTCGCCTTCACCTTGAGTATTTCTGGCCACCAGTTTCAAGCTTAGTTGTTCGGAAACCTGATAACCTAAACGAGTGTGAATGGTGTTGTTTTCATACCCATCCAAGTCACCTGAGGCGTCATCTGTACGTGCATCAAAGCCATCAGTTTGAAAACTTGAGCCTGCAATGTAATAAGAAAATTTATCTGTTCTGCCACCTATGTCACCGACCAAATTAGTGCTGTCATAACGTCCCGCTTCAGCAGACACTCTACCAGCTAACTGTTCAGTATATTCTGCGCTATGTACATTGATGACACCACCTGCGTCGGCGCCATAAGCAAGGCCTTGAGAGCCCCGCAATATTTCAACCCGAGAAATATTGGATGCTTGCATATGACCTAATTTGGGTTCTACTTGGGTACCTGTCGGATCAGAAATATCAACGCCATCGATTCGTACTAAAGTGCGATATCCTTCTTCACCACGCACTCGAAGTGACGTACTAGAACCTGCGCCACCACTACTTGTCATACTGATAGCAGGTTGAGTTTTAAGTACTTCAGCTAGGTTAGCATAACCTCTAGCTTCAATATCAGCTTGGGTGACTAGAGAAACAGATGTCGCCACTTCTCGTAAAGGCATGGCTACACGACTTGATACCACAACAATTTTTTCAATGGATTTTTCGTCACTTTGAGCAGGTTCAGCAAAGGCGGATGTGGCAGTTAATGCCAGAGTAATAGCAGTAGCTAAAGATGTGTGTTTCATAAAATCCTCAATCTAAAAAAGTAAACGATTGAGAGGGGGATAACAGAGGATGCTTGCGCTAATTAAAGTTAATCAGCTCAAAATACCCAAAGGTATTTTGCCATTGCCAATTAAAACGGCAATGTGTCAACATTCTAATGAAGCCCGCCGCTCCATACGTACAGAAACTATTTTTAGGCCGGTGTCGGGCTAGATACTTATAAATAAGTATTTACCGTTGCGGGGGCAGCGGTGGAATTGAATCAAATATAAAAACAACCTGATTGACCACACTTCCCGTTTACCCTATCCAGATAACAAATTTGTTACCGATAGGCACCTAGAATAGCGGCGCTGAAGATACGTATAGCGCAGATTAAAGTCAAATGAAAAATGACACTAATGCTGAATAATGCAGAGTACGGCAGCTTGAAGCAGGCTAAGCAGTGGCGAGATTCAAGAAAAAGATAACAGCAAAGTGCTAAAAGCCAAATAATTTCAAAGAGTTACACCGAGAAAAGCCATAACATTACTAAAAACAAAAGCCGATCACAGAAGCTGCGCTACACAGAGAAAAGAAAAAAACTGAATTATTGTTGTCTTTACCTCTGTGGTTCAAATTCTTCTCTTCTTTTGTAAGTCATCCATTTATGGCGACTATTTCAACATTGACGGGCTAAAGCCACGACCTACCCGTTAAGGCAAATCTTAACCACCTTTACCTCTGTGTTCTCTGTGGCTCCAATTCTTTTCTTCTTTTGTAGGTCGTCCATTTATGGCGTCTATTTTTACATTGACGGGCTAAAGCCTCGACCTAAAGTTGAGGCAAATCTTAACCATCTTTACCTCTGTGTTCTCTGTGGTTCAAATTCTTTTCTTCTTTTGTAAGTCATCCATTTATGGCGACTATTTTTCAACATTGACGGGCTAAAGCCACGACCTACCGTTGAGGCAAATCTTAAACATCTTTACCTCTGTGTTCTCTGTGGTTCAAATTCTTTAGCTTTTCACTGCTTTACACTGACAGGTCTGTTTCATTCTGCTTAGTATGCTTTTTGCCGTTTTTTATGCACAACCACCAAGAGCGACAAACCTATTACTACCACAACCACACCAATAGGCTTACCTAGATCAGCAGCCAAATTAAAACCAATGGCCGCTGTCATAATGTAGGAAACGGTAATGCCTGTTGTGATGACCGCTGGGATACTAGCAATCCAGTGGAAAGTACCTCGATCAAATAAATACTTAGTGGCAAGCCACAATACGCTGGTCGACAGCAACATATTAGAAAAAGCAAAATAACGCCAAATCACAGTGAAGTCTAATTTAGTCATAAAATACGCTATGGTTAAAATAGGCACAGCCAGCAACAAGCGATTACGAATACTTTGCGGAATATTAAAGGCGTCAACCAATGTCAGGCGTAACGAGCGAAAAGCGGTATCACCAGAGGTAATAGGAAAAACCGCTACAGCAACAATGGCCATAATGCCGCCAAATACCCCCAAATAACTATTGGCGATATGGTTAACCACCAAACCAGGGCCACCAGTATCTAACATAGCTTTAAGACCTGCATACCCTTCTGGAAAAGCAGCAATACCAGCTAATGCCCAAACACACGCGACTACACCTTCACAAACCATAGCCCCGTAATAAACAGGACGAACGTATTTTTCATTGGTTAAACAGCGAGCAATGATCGGCGCTTGGGTCGAATGAAAACCACTAATAGCACCACAGGTAATCGTAATAAACAATAGCGGCCAAGTGGGTAAACCATCAGGGTTAGGTGCTAAAAAATCGTGAGCATGATCCGTTTCAAAATACGCAAAAAAATCACCAGCAATAGGTAAATGTGGCGCATCGATTAATAATGCAATAGCGATCATGGATGTCATTACTATCATTAATAAACCAAACACAGGGTAAAACTTAGTGATGATTTTATCGATAGGCAACAAGGTAGCCAAAAAGTAGTAAGCCAAAATAACTAACACCCAAAAGGTATTATTTGCCAAGAACGTATCTTCGAAAGCCTCGAGGTTACTTAATAATCCAGCTGGGCTCATGATAAAAACTACACCCACAAAGAACAACAACATAGCGGTAAACAGCAACATAAAACCTTTAAACACTATGTTGTAATAATGTCCCGCTATTTCAGGTAAACTTTT
The sequence above is a segment of the Paraglaciecola sp. L3A3 genome. Coding sequences within it:
- a CDS encoding carbon starvation protein A → MLIFFICLTILIIGYKFYSPFVEKQAGIDSTIATPQSRFSEGVDYVPIHPVRAFLIQFLNIAGVGPIFGPILGALYGPVALVWIVIGNVLGGAVHDYFSGVMSIKEDGKSLPEIAGHYYNIVFKGFMLLFTAMLLFFVGVVFIMSPAGLLSNLEAFEDTFLANNTFWVLVILAYYFLATLLPIDKIITKFYPVFGLLMIVMTSMIAIALLIDAPHLPIAGDFFAYFETDHAHDFLAPNPDGLPTWPLLFITITCGAISGFHSTQAPIIARCLTNEKYVRPVYYGAMVCEGVVACVWALAGIAAFPEGYAGLKAMLDTGGPGLVVNHIANSYLGVFGGIMAIVAVAVFPITSGDTAFRSLRLTLVDAFNIPQSIRNRLLLAVPILTIAYFMTKLDFTVIWRYFAFSNMLLSTSVLWLATKYLFDRGTFHWIASIPAVITTGITVSYIMTAAIGFNLAADLGKPIGVVVVVIGLSLLVVVHKKRQKAY
- a CDS encoding TonB-dependent siderophore receptor; its protein translation is MKHTSLATAITLALTATSAFAEPAQSDEKSIEKIVVVSSRVAMPLREVATSVSLVTQADIEARGYANLAEVLKTQPAISMTSSGGAGSSTSLRVRGEEGYRTLVRIDGVDISDPTGTQVEPKLGHMQASNISRVEILRGSQGLAYGADAGGVINVHSAEYTEQLAGRVSAEAGRYDSTNLVGDIGGRTDKFSYYIAGSSFQTDGFDARTDDASGDLDGYENNTIHTRLGYQVSEQLSLKLVARNTQGEGEFDHCGFGATASDDCQSEFAQTNLRTSVNYVTGSSEHEFSYAKTLIERENFNQNVSSYLAKGATEKVEYLAHSELNDTHTLVYGADWEKEAITSAQQYRHNRGAFVEYQSELVSNLFVTAGLRYDDNDDFGEHTTYRVSSAYIWAIDSNELKLRGAYGTGFRAPSLFEVNYNRRPEALPSAANTPLKEEQTQGYEIGIEFLTETDSRFEVVYFDQEIEDSITYTFDSVTYADGYIQDIGQSESKGVELIAEIKLGKGWSVDANYTYNEAEDTAGNQRRRRPRNIANLGANYQLDKLTFTANIRVIKDAVDAGVPLENYEILDISAKYQVNPQLSVYARVENLFDAHYQDISDYNTSGESPYLGLRYQF